In Calothrix sp. PCC 7507, one DNA window encodes the following:
- a CDS encoding alpha-1,2-fucosyltransferase translates to MEKFKYTIKSETDRVFSVFDTFKQDAEDTQDSGTNDARSAKEPVLTMSSIGQFGRFGNQLFQYAFLRICAKKNGARIESPPWIGQTLFGHKDAPISKRLPPAIERRDGGESLFEIIPEFIPYLEKLADAKSSYVGAEALEQGLANVDIWGFFQLPTHLLAPYKEYFRSLFQPVQELKIPLENSLNILRSKGKTIVGVHLRRGDYITEIRAGFTLVFPTKWYCEWLDGIWNNLEDPVLFLCSDDIDSILPEFKKFSPVTSRDLNVNLPAEMKELNIEFYIDFFMLSNCDIVCISNSIFSFAACMLNESGKIFIRPHWNFSTKFTAFDPWNSEPLLRLGGKESKFFKSWAEILYVSYVTQGIWIMLKCIFIYVPRSKIKGLLLRAYLGYQIQGILGIAKSFLHTLGWHSLWKTPGFILPNRPL, encoded by the coding sequence ATGGAAAAATTTAAATATACTATCAAGAGCGAAACAGATAGGGTATTTAGCGTGTTTGATACTTTCAAACAAGATGCTGAAGATACTCAAGACTCTGGTACAAATGATGCCAGAAGTGCCAAGGAGCCAGTTCTGACAATGTCCTCTATTGGACAGTTTGGGCGATTCGGTAATCAGCTATTCCAGTATGCTTTTTTGAGAATCTGTGCAAAAAAAAATGGAGCAAGAATAGAGTCTCCCCCTTGGATTGGCCAAACTCTGTTTGGACATAAGGATGCACCCATTTCCAAGCGGCTACCTCCTGCAATTGAGCGCCGGGATGGTGGAGAAAGTTTGTTTGAGATTATTCCAGAATTTATCCCTTATCTTGAAAAACTTGCTGATGCGAAGAGTTCCTATGTGGGTGCAGAAGCTCTAGAACAGGGTCTTGCTAACGTGGATATCTGGGGTTTTTTCCAATTACCAACCCATTTACTAGCGCCATATAAGGAATACTTTCGTTCGCTCTTCCAGCCCGTTCAAGAACTAAAAATTCCGTTGGAGAATAGTCTAAATATTCTTCGTTCCAAAGGCAAAACAATCGTTGGGGTTCACCTACGACGAGGTGATTACATTACAGAGATTAGGGCTGGTTTTACTTTAGTATTTCCTACAAAATGGTATTGCGAATGGCTGGACGGGATATGGAACAATTTAGAAGATCCAGTTCTTTTTCTTTGTAGCGATGATATCGACAGTATTCTTCCGGAATTTAAAAAATTTTCTCCTGTGACTTCGAGAGATTTGAATGTAAATTTGCCGGCAGAAATGAAAGAGTTAAATATAGAGTTTTACATTGACTTTTTCATGTTGAGCAACTGTGACATAGTATGTATTAGCAATAGCATCTTTAGCTTTGCTGCTTGTATGCTCAACGAGAGTGGAAAAATTTTTATCCGTCCCCATTGGAATTTCTCCACAAAGTTCACAGCATTTGATCCTTGGAATAGTGAACCTCTGTTACGGTTAGGAGGTAAAGAATCTAAATTCTTCAAAAGTTGGGCTGAGATTTTATACGTTTCATATGTTACCCAAGGGATATGGATAATGCTCAAATGCATATTTATCTATGTTCCTAGGAGCAAGATCAAAGGATTGCTACTTCGAGCGTACTTGGGTTACCAAATTCAAGGTATTTTAGGTATAGCTAAGAGCTTCTTACACACATTAGGTTGGCATTCTTTGTGGAAAACACCTGGATTTATATT
- a CDS encoding glycosyltransferase — MTHFGLICPSATGHLNPMTTLGYELQRRGHRVTLFGILDSQAKTLAAGLEFRAIGESAFPKGTMTQLFTELGKLSGLAAVKYTITCIQKTGAMFLDEAPAVIKEAGVQALLVDQVSPEGGTVAEFLDIPFISVCNAMMINRDFSVPPFNTSWSYSRAWWAKVRYRAGYELLNRIGQPIRETINQYRREWKLPPYSDPNDYYSQLAQISQQPAEFEFPRQNLPKSFHFTGPYHNPASRESIPFPFEKLTGKPLIYASMGTVQNRLLPVFQSIAEACYGLDAQLVISLGGSASPEVLQELPGNPLVVSYAPQLELLQKATLTITHAGLNTTLESLSNGIPMVAIPITNDQPGVAARLTWIGAGKMVSLSRLSVPRLRDAIQKVLTEDSYKKNALRLQEAIQATNGVSRAADIVEQVVSTGKPVLAQTKQ, encoded by the coding sequence ATGACTCATTTTGGGCTAATTTGTCCGTCTGCAACAGGTCACCTTAACCCTATGACTACGCTGGGTTACGAACTTCAAAGACGTGGCCATCGCGTCACTCTATTCGGGATACTTGACTCTCAAGCAAAGACACTGGCTGCAGGATTGGAGTTTCGGGCAATTGGTGAGTCTGCGTTTCCCAAAGGGACGATGACACAATTATTCACTGAATTGGGAAAACTCAGCGGATTAGCCGCTGTGAAATATACAATCACTTGCATACAGAAAACAGGGGCTATGTTTCTGGACGAAGCCCCAGCAGTAATTAAAGAAGCTGGCGTACAAGCATTGCTAGTAGACCAGGTTTCACCAGAGGGAGGAACTGTTGCAGAGTTCCTAGACATTCCCTTCATTAGCGTGTGCAATGCCATGATGATTAATCGGGATTTTAGTGTTCCTCCTTTTAACACTTCTTGGAGCTATAGTCGTGCTTGGTGGGCAAAAGTACGCTATCGAGCAGGTTATGAATTGTTAAACCGGATTGGGCAACCTATTCGCGAGACGATAAATCAGTATCGTCGAGAGTGGAAGCTACCACCGTATTCTGACCCCAATGATTATTACTCACAACTAGCTCAAATCAGTCAGCAGCCTGCTGAGTTTGAATTCCCCAGACAGAATTTACCAAAAAGTTTTCATTTCACAGGGCCGTATCATAATCCAGCTAGTCGCGAGTCAATACCTTTCCCTTTTGAAAAATTGACTGGGAAACCGCTGATTTATGCTTCGATGGGGACTGTACAAAATCGCCTACTACCAGTTTTCCAATCTATTGCAGAAGCTTGTTATGGTTTAGATGCCCAACTAGTAATATCTTTGGGTGGTTCGGCTAGTCCAGAGGTTTTGCAAGAGTTGCCGGGAAATCCTCTAGTTGTCAGCTATGCACCCCAACTAGAATTATTGCAAAAAGCTACTCTTACCATTACACATGCAGGTTTGAATACTACCTTGGAATCTTTGAGCAATGGGATACCAATGGTAGCTATTCCCATTACTAATGACCAACCAGGTGTAGCAGCACGTTTGACTTGGATTGGTGCTGGTAAGATGGTTTCTCTTAGCCGTCTGAGCGTTCCCAGATTGCGAGATGCCATACAAAAGGTGTTGACAGAAGATTCTTATAAAAAAAATGCCTTGAGACTACAAGAAGCGATTCAGGCAACTAATGGGGTGAGTCGAGCCGCTGATATTGTGGAACAGGTTGTGTCTACGGGCAAGCCTGTTTTGGCTCAAACAAAGCAATAA